In Pogoniulus pusillus isolate bPogPus1 chromosome 1, bPogPus1.pri, whole genome shotgun sequence, one DNA window encodes the following:
- the GCH1 gene encoding GTP cyclohydrolase 1 isoform X1, with the protein MEATRSCNGYARQERPPPPSSAPPPGAERPRVRPGRGGSSAESWRDGRPRSEEDNELSLPGLAAAYTTILRSLGEDPERQGLLKTPWRAATAMQFFTKGYQETIADVLNDAIFDEDHDEMVIVKDIDMFSLCEHHLVPFVGKVHIGYLPNKQVLGLSKLARIVEIYSRRLQVQERLTKQIAVAITEALQPAGVGVVIEATHMCMVMRGVQKMNSKTVTSTMLGVFREDPKTREEFLTLIRS; encoded by the exons ATGGAGGCGACGCGGAGCTGCAACGGGTACGCGCGGCAGGagcggccgccgccgccctccTCCGCCCCGCCGCCGGGTGCCGAGAGGCCGCGCGTCCGCCCCGGTcgcggcggcagcagcgcggAGAGCTGGCGGGACGGGCGGCCCCGCAGCGAGGAGGACAACGAGCTGAGCCTGCCCGGCCTGGCGGCCGCCTACACCACCATCCTGCGCTCGCTGGGCGAGGATCCCGAGCGGCAGGGGCTGCTGAAGACGCCATGGAGAGCGGCCACCGCCATGCAGTTCTTCACCAAGGGCTACCAGGAGACCATCGCGG ATGTTCTGAATGATGCCATCTTTGATGAAGACCACGATGAGATGGTAATTGTGAAGGACATAGACATGTTCTCATTGTGTGAGCATCACCTCGTTCCATTTGTTGGAAAG GTACATATTGGCTATCTTCCTAACAAGCAGGTACTCGGCCTCAGCAAGCTTGCTAG GATTGTGGAAATATACAGCAGAAGATTACAAG TCCAGGAGCGCCTTACCAAGCAAATTGCCGTAGCCATCACAGAAGCCTTACAGCCTGCCGGGGTCGGAGTGGTTATTGAAGCCAC GCACATGTGCATGGTGATGCGTGGGGTGCAGAAAATGAACAGTAAAACAGTGACCAGCACAATGCTGGGGGTGTTCCGCGAAGATCCAAAGACCCGCGAAGAGTTCTTGACCCTCATCAGGAGCTGA
- the GCH1 gene encoding GTP cyclohydrolase 1 isoform X2, translating to MEATRSCNGYARQERPPPPSSAPPPGAERPRVRPGRGGSSAESWRDGRPRSEEDNELSLPGLAAAYTTILRSLGEDPERQGLLKTPWRAATAMQFFTKGYQETIADVLNDAIFDEDHDEMVIVKDIDMFSLCEHHLVPFVGKVHIGYLPNKQVLGLSKLARIVEIYSRRLQGAPYQANCRSHHRSLTACRGRSGY from the exons ATGGAGGCGACGCGGAGCTGCAACGGGTACGCGCGGCAGGagcggccgccgccgccctccTCCGCCCCGCCGCCGGGTGCCGAGAGGCCGCGCGTCCGCCCCGGTcgcggcggcagcagcgcggAGAGCTGGCGGGACGGGCGGCCCCGCAGCGAGGAGGACAACGAGCTGAGCCTGCCCGGCCTGGCGGCCGCCTACACCACCATCCTGCGCTCGCTGGGCGAGGATCCCGAGCGGCAGGGGCTGCTGAAGACGCCATGGAGAGCGGCCACCGCCATGCAGTTCTTCACCAAGGGCTACCAGGAGACCATCGCGG ATGTTCTGAATGATGCCATCTTTGATGAAGACCACGATGAGATGGTAATTGTGAAGGACATAGACATGTTCTCATTGTGTGAGCATCACCTCGTTCCATTTGTTGGAAAG GTACATATTGGCTATCTTCCTAACAAGCAGGTACTCGGCCTCAGCAAGCTTGCTAG GATTGTGGAAATATACAGCAGAAGATTACAAG GAGCGCCTTACCAAGCAAATTGCCGTAGCCATCACAGAAGCCTTACAGCCTGCCGGGGTCGGAGTGGTTATTGA